Within the Candidatus Hydrogenedentota bacterium genome, the region TCCGTCGGCGGCAACTGCCGCCAGTAGGGCTCGCCGATGAGGATGATCCCTCCGGTGCGCAAGCTCCGCGCCAGAAGCTCTATCGTGCCGGCGACTCCCCCGCCGATCCAAGTAGCACCGACACAGGCTGCCACGCTGGCCTTCTCGTCAGAGACATAGCCGGCAGCATCACCATGGATGAACTTGACTTGGCCGGCGACGCCGAGTTCCGCAGCACGGAGTTTCGCTTGCTCGGTGAACAACTGGCTCATGTCGATGCCGGTGCCGATGATGCCGTGATCGCGTGCCCAGG harbors:
- a CDS encoding class I SAM-dependent methyltransferase, translated to MDIPRIFNIAESAHRIHDPITPEKLATLGAALRLEPGARVLDLGSGSGEMLCTWARDHGIIGTGIDMSQLFTEQAKLRAAELGVAGQVKFIHGDAAGYVSDEKASVAACVGATWIGGGVAGTIELLARSLRTGGIILIGEPYWRQLPPT